In Nerophis ophidion isolate RoL-2023_Sa linkage group LG02, RoL_Noph_v1.0, whole genome shotgun sequence, one DNA window encodes the following:
- the hnrnph3 gene encoding heterogeneous nuclear ribonucleoprotein H3: MSLTEDDYVVRIRGLPWSCTQEEVASFFSDCDIIGKVNGVCFTYSKEGRPNGEAFIELKTSEDFKNALAKDRKYMGHRYIEVFKSNHSEMDWVLKRSGPEDYDSSSGCMLRLRGLPFGCSKEEIVQFFSGLRIVPNGITLPMDYQGRSTGEAFVQFASKEIAEKARGKHKERIGHRYIEIFKSSRVEIRSFYDEPRRGMGGQRPGPYDRPIMEGPRGGYFNSGPGRGGSMGDNMRGGGGYGVGYGHSFDGYNGLNSSCSFGNCMFDERLREERGSRGMGGHSLSRLGDGDSAFHGGHFVHMRGLPFRANEVDVAKFFSPLNPMRVHIDVAPNGKLTGEADVEFRSHDDAVAAMSKDKNHMQHRYIELFLNSTASGTEMSRGSYYGNSGGRSRISGLRGLY; encoded by the exons ATGTCTTTGACCGAAGACGATTATGTGGTCAGGATCAGAGGACTTCCATGGTCCTGCACCCAGGAGGAGGTGGCCAGTTTCTTCTCTG ACTGCGACATCATAGGGAAAGTCAATGGGGTGTGTTTCACCTACTCAAAAGAAGGCCGTCCCAACGGAGAAGCATTTATTGAGTTAAAAACATCCGAGGATTTCAAGAATGCTCTTGCTAAAGATCGTAAATACATGGGACACCGATACATTGAGG tatTCAAGTCAAACCATAGCGAGATGGACTGGGTGCTGAAGCGTAGCGGCCCTGAGGACTATGACAGCTCCAGTGGCTGCATGCTGAGACTCAGAGGCCTGCCTTTTGGCTGCAGCAAGGAAGAAATAGTTCAATTCTTTTCAG GGTTGAGAATCGTGCCAAATGGGATAACTCTGCCAATGGACTACCAGGGGAGGAGCACAGGGGAAGCCTTCGTGCAGTTTGCCTCAAAGGAGATAGCAGAAAAGGCTCGGGGAAAACACAAGGAAAGAATAGGGCACAG ATATATAGAGATCTTTAAGAGCAGTCGTGTTGAGATCCGATCCTTCTACGATGAGCCCCGGCGGGGGATGGGGGGCCAGAGACCTGGGCCCTATGACAGACCCATAATGGAGGGGCCCAGGGGTGGATATTTTAACTCTGGGCCCGGACGTGGTGGCTCTATGGGGGACAACATGAGGGGTGGAGGCGGCTATGGAGTAG GTTACGGCCACAGCTTTGATGGCTACAACGGATTGAACAGTTCCTGCAGCTTTGGAAACTGCATGTTTGACGAACGACTGAGAGAAGAACGTGGCTCAAGAG GAATGGGAGGCCACAGTCTCAGTCGTCTGGGAGACGGAGACTCAGCCTTCCATGGGGGCCATTTTGTCCACATGAGGGGTCTGCCTTTTAGGGCTAACGAGGTTGACGTGgctaaa TTCTTCTCGCCTTTGAACCCAATGAGGGTCCACATTGATGTTGCTCCAAATGGCAAGTTGACAGGAGAGGCGGATGTAGAGTTCCGCTCTCATGACGATGCAGTTGCCGCCATGTCCAAAGACAAGAACCACATGC AGCATCGCTACATCGAATTATTTCTCAACTCCACAGCCAGTGGAACCGAAATGA GTCGTGGAAGTTACTATGGTAACTCAGGAGGACGCTCACGAATCAGTGGGTTGCGAGGCCTATACTGA